In a single window of the Neodiprion virginianus isolate iyNeoVirg1 chromosome 1, iyNeoVirg1.1, whole genome shotgun sequence genome:
- the LOC124300609 gene encoding receptor-interacting serine/threonine-protein kinase 1 — protein sequence MSGITALARRLQCLTTDARPDPPRIIAEENLNVPPTEIKQKSVPATPEPDDTRNSTPEVKRQTSESNTSIPQPELLNPENSGSARSFKSETRSRSPRGYAKSKRKTSPKANIVNYNIINGTGINIGPKVTYVSKVTHQYGENRKTNSEGFPQKPKFKPMPHDVMEISKSKKEISRDDMLVIKSHIGYGWRDVARKLGYSEGQVEQFEENYKDNGIAEVVYKLLLDWKQAKAEDAQLGQLISIIWSCREYDCAEQLADSYNKPA from the exons ATGTCCGGAATCACAGCTCTGGCGCGCCGGCTACAATGTCTGACTACAGATGCAAGACCGGATCCACCGAGAATTATTGcagaagaaaatttaaatgtgCCACCTACAGAGATTAAACAAAAATCAGTACCAGCAACTCCTGAACCCGATGATACAAGAAACAGTACGCCAGAAGTTAAAAGACAAACATCTGAATCGAATACATCGATACCTCAACCTGAGCTTCTAAATCCAGAAAACTCTGGTTCTGCTCGAAGTTTCAAATCGGAAACAAGATCTAGGAGTCCTCGAGGCTATGCCAAATCGAAACGCAAAACAT cACCCAAAGCAAATATTgtgaattataatataattaatggAACTGGAATCAACATTGGTCCAAAGGTGACTTATGTTTCGAAGGTGACTCATCAGTATGGGGAAAATAGGAAAACAAATTCTGAAGGGTTTCCTCAAAAACCAAAGTTTAAACCAATGCCGCATGATGTCATGGAAATTAGTaagagtaaaaaagaaattagcaGAGATGATATGCTTGTAATAAAATCACATATTGGATACGGGTGGCGTGACGTAGCAAGAAAATTAGGCTATTCAGAGGGGCAAGTTGaacaatttgaagaaaattataaagacAACGGCATTGCCGAG GTCGTCTATAAACTACTTCTCGACTGGAAACAAGCTAAGGCAGAAGACGCTCAGTTGGGTCAGTTGATTTCTATAATTTGGTCATGTCGAGAGTACGATTGTGCTGAACAATTAGCAGATTCCTACAACAAACCTGCTTAA
- the LOC124300580 gene encoding uncharacterized protein LOC124300580, translated as MTSEMDEKNCFVKYSLSASSMDRLNPIRDQSMHQTSEMKNAWRIISWVEPEQITVEEDDKDNVQATVNRAISSQDGISESIQATQYGFTQVERSGSTFGSICSIENLADYLYESLECANGKLEVDHIHNITDSELSSIVNDLSKKLSYKGIYNLCHSVCGMDMKLSERLISLLCKNILLTAIISIEEPSRLLNAAITECVGKFPEDVENLVFIPLLNSDLKEITTILSITSSLDNQQKRAYISDLSTKVKDLKQWHILVLQDLVVANIDDNIKEKVLGLLWKKSYDFSRDKNYGKLILSILKTNPPTTVQQQHFYEEIVADHNTLFKKLMAKMLESNSVV; from the exons ATGACGAGTGAAATGGACGAGAAGAATTGCTTTGTAAAGTATTCTTTATCCGCTTCTTCTATGGATAGGTTAAATCCTATCAGAGATCAGTCGATGCATCAAACTTCCGAAATGAAAAACGCATGGCGCATCATAAGTTGGGTG GAACCTGAACAAATAACTGTGGAGGAAGATGACAAAGATAATGTACAGGCAACAGTAAACCGGGCAATATCAAGCCAGGATGGCATTTCAGAATCAATACAAGCCACGCAATATGGTTTTACGCAAGTCGAAAGATCAGGCTCGACGTTCGGATCAATTTGCTCAATTGAAAATCTTGCAGATTATTTATACGAATCACTAGAATGTGCTAATGGGAAACTTGAGGTTGATCATATACACAATATCACAGATTCTGAATTATCAAGTATTGTTAATGAtctaagtaaaaaattaagttacaaaggaatttataatttatgcCACTCGGTATGTGGTATGGACATGAAACTCAGCGAACGATTAATCAGCCTTTTGTGCAAGAATATCTTATTAACAGCA ataatttctatcgaagaGCCATCGAGATTACTGAATGCAGCGATTACAGAATGCGTGGGAAAATTTCCAGAAGATGTGGAAAATCTGGTTTTTATACCTTTGCTGAATTCGGACCTAAAAGAAATAACAACGATACTCAGTATTACAAGTAGTTTGGACAATCAACAAAAACGTGCTTACATTTC TGACTTATCGACTAAAGTAAAGGATCTTAAGCAATGGCACATTTTGGTCCTACAAGATTTGGTGGTAGCGAACATAGATGACaatattaaagaaaaagtGCTGGGtttattgtggaaaaaatccTACGACTTTTCCAGAGAtaaaaattacggaaaattgATACTGAGTATTTTGAAGACAAACCCACCGACTACAGTACAACAACAACATTTCTATGAAGAAATAGTTGCTGACCATAACACGTTGTTCAAAAAACTGATGGCCAAAATGTTAGAAAGTAATTCAGTTGTTTGA
- the LOC124300618 gene encoding protein C1orf43 homolog: MSEEPSGVTVVIFIGFGVLTFVLLFIFAKRQIMRFALRSRRGPHVPIGHDAKKSLKREVERRIEVIPRICHEPQLISDPRYIVAPGGQVPPHYYRLKAVDDVKNLEAEITKYDNCMKRHPTENLRAYLLRTLAAPLNGSGQRLIHQFCDLYEHARHDPTEFSDEEYQVYSRLVMKLMDAARLLKSYPNSRKSSPSRTPIKKNVDTKRNILEPRMRPSEDQILCGSRPHTLTVMALDNSETSV, translated from the exons ATGTCAGAGGAGCCGTCAGGTGTGACTGTCGTAATATTTATTGGATTTGGCGTATTAACCTTCGTATTACtctttatttttgcaaaaaggCAAATCATGCGATTTGCTTTGAGGTCGAGGAGAGGGCCGCATGTACCAATTGGACATGATGCGAAAAAA TCCCTGAAACGAGAAGTGGAAAGGAGAATCGAAGTTATACCTAGAATATGTCACGAACCGCAGCTGATAAGTGATCCTAGATACATAGTCGCACCAGGTGGTCAGGTTCCACCACATTACTATAGACTAAAAGCTGTcgatgatgtaaaaaatttag AGGCAGAAATCACTAAGTACGACAACTGCATGAAACGTCATCcaactgaaaatttgagaGCATATCTTTTGAGAACTTTAGCTGCACCGTTAAATGGCAGTGGGCAGAGACTCATTCATCAATTTTGCGATCTGTACGAACATGCACGGCATGACCCAACTGAATTTAGCGACGAAGAGTATCAAGTTTATTCCAGGCTTGTTATGAAACTTATGGATGC AGCTCGCTTGTTGAAGTCTTATCCAAACAGTAGGAAATCCAGCCCCAGTCGCACACCAATAAAGAAGAATGTTGatacaaaaagaaatattttagaacCAAGAATGCGTCCGTCCGAAGATCAGATTTTGTGTGGGTCCAGGCCACACACTTTGACAGTAATGGCATTAGACAATAGTGAAACATCCGTGTAG
- the LOC124300472 gene encoding uncharacterized protein LOC124300472: MDEVECKLATNNAILISHAISKIVGLIKDRSDELNGGDVSGVPELATLISKCESSNALISVTACHALTTLVENGVLSIGTTLSRFIALLGSTKNYTAVTAAISNLLLLALKIYDDKNPYMCPFTLKTPQHPLITVLNLNKDIWRDILNQMQFMVNHYEKEIAQNSIELLRPVFLFILCNPTSTLSESCKQQTWHLLIKTNHAVYLQIEALLWLQTSNANSCINTNYRLLELTELALLNKDKKLYVALTLLISSLALELVKHGCDPRANLEILSEIFKDNDNEASSVTIALLAELILICPAVYLNNVIRLCTTIIDTSCSITSMHMLLASLLQWMAYPSLLSCDGLETAKDVINSIKTRKTWSSHTKRLYANKTFSTLKYFDSNVPFYVETCCCVETLCNENMILWLENISKAPQDFKYKLKLFLSAIAKENVPLIIHNLETLLGYGKPLKQLAIELYLKTWKNEPRSHRYLQAALVDASKNDHSWETSITCARAMKYICETRPEHGAELVPLLSQILNRCNDLKGSAPSALALKGISALCESGVIDICSTWKILSPKLNKDKRSIVLQSLCELLGDIPSYPRQPSENFDKLVIEVITKLWSYVAASETTEVVTSALRALSAYNLELIPLKSLPENFRKDLKLPDIYCQTPADAARKPELVLPYIPGTCWIQMLENINSSALRAAGDLLISFIKSEVNSFRGNIYSPPQGEPNNFRYLPDKSVIKAMGDYIRLSSVSPKDHREPIIVECLRILSQKYPKPLPPINWVFLQGLLQLNDEAKKYVIALACHQMTISPSAKRFIENYLTTFEAVTQFQEYVLIYANLQDLCKGVPPNILRPVLEKTLNYTLEKALMGNDESVDMYKEIMVCYKHTLKDETIHDANRTLLSIILEGLLDRIEGDSKLFEFYVDTVVELSSKHIERMTSPSVWWEVTGQRLKKAISIRAELTLKKDVELPLAWMNEVIDTAITMPGEQVFVLRTMLYVQSKMRSESSTSKWVLELMGRIQAILADLSLEDNDQRAIFLSDVLFISCICLSGNDCLLTNSESIVLSRGLRVSMFSQAIADLVQNEHWRRFVTQIMEWLHHMRSSILPELYTIAYHNALVSLKHERYFNDAWTKYLSHKPRMHLPL, translated from the exons atgGATGAAGTTGAATGTAAATTGGCAACTAATAATGCCATATTAATTTCACAT GCAATTTCGAAGATTGTTGGACTAATAAAAGACCGCAGCGATGAACTGAACGGTGGGGATGTGTCTGgg GTACCAGAATTGGCAACGTTGATTTCCAAATGCGAGAGCAGTAATGCCCTGATTAGCGTCACGGCATGCCATGCACTCACGACTCTTGTGGAGAATGGCGTACTTAGTATCGGTACCACATTGTCCAGATTCATAGCTTTGTTAGGATCAACCAA GAATTACACGGCTGTAACGGCGGCAATAAGTAACCTTCTGTTACttgcattaaaaatttacgatgACAAAAATCCTTATATGTGCCCCTTCACACTTAAAACGCCACAACATCCATTAATTACTGTTTTGAATCTGAATAAAGATATCTGGAGGGACATTTTGAATCAAATGCAGTTTATGGTAAACCATTATGAAAAAGA gATTGCACAAAACAGCATAGAACTCTTACGTCCAGTATTTCTCTTCATTTTATGTAACCCAACATCAACACTCTCCGAAAGCTGTAAACAGCAAACTTGGCATCTCTTGATAAAGACGAATCATGCAGTTTATCTGCAAATCGAAGCATTACTCTGGCTGCAAACCAGCAATGCAAATTCTTGTATCAATACGAACTATAGACTTCTTGAACTGACTGAACTTGCTTTACTTaataaggataaaaaattgtacgttgcTCTGACTTTGCTGATATCATCTCTTGCTCTTGAATTAGTCAAACATGGCTGTGATCCGAGAGCCAATTTGGAAATACTTTCAGAGATTTTCAAAGATAATGACAATGAAGCCAGCAGTGTTACTATAGCTTTATTGGCTGAATTGATTTTAATATGTCCTGCCGTTTACTTGAATAACGTTATTCGGTTGT GTACAACTATAATAGATACGTCTTGCAGTATTACAAGTATGCATATGCTGTTAGCATCTTTGTTACAATGGATGGCGTATCCTTCATTATTATCATGCGATGGTCTGGAAACTGCTAAAGATgtgataaattcaattaaaactAGGAAAACATGGTCTTCACACACCAAAAGACTTTATGCAAACAAAACATTTAGTACACTGAAGTATTTCGATTCCAATGTACCGTTCTATGTGGAAACATGCTGTTGCGTAGAAACTCTATGCAATGAGAACATGATCTTATGGCTGGAGAATATTTCGAAAGCTCCTCAAGACTTCaaatacaaattaaaattgtttcttaGCG CAATAGCCAAAGAGAATGTACCATTGATAATTCACAATTTGGAAACTTTACTGGGATATGGGAAACCATTGAAACAATTGGCAATAGAGCTTTACTTaaaaacgtggaaaaatgAGCCACGATCTCATCGATATCTCCAAGCTGCCCTAGTGGATGCAAGCAAAAATGATCATTCTTGGGAGACAAGTATAACTTGTGCAAGGGCTATGAAATACATTTGTGAAACTCGACCAGAGCATGGAGCTGAATTAGTTCCGTTGCTGTCACAAATATTAAACAGGTGTAACGATCTCAAGGGTAGTGCCCCGAGTGCTTTGGCTTTGAAAGGTATATCGGCACTGTGTGAATCTGGAGTTATTGACATATGTTCAACATGGAAGATTTTATCTCCGAAACTGAATAAGGATAAGAGAAGCATCGTCTTACAAAGCCTTTGCGAGTTACTTGGGGATATACCATCATATCCGCGTCAGccaagtgaaaattttgacaaacttgtTATTGAAGTAATAACTAAGTTATGGAGTTACGTTGCCGCTTCTGAAACCACAGAAGTAGTTACATCTGCTTTGCGTGCCTTATCTGCATACAATTTAGAGCTAATACCATTGAAATCATTGCCAGAAAATTTCCGGAAAGATTTAAAACTGCCAGATATCTACTGTCAAACGCCAGCGGATGCGGCCAGGAAGCCTGAATTAGTTTTACCGTATATCCCTGGCACGTGCTGGATACaaatgttggaaaatattaattcgTCAGCCTTGCGAGCAGCTGGGGATTTGTTAATATCTTTTATCAAATCCGAAGTCAACAGTTTTCGAGGGAATATATATTCTCCACCTCAGGGAGAACCAAATAACTTTCGTTACCTACCAGATAAAAGTGTTATAAAAGCTATGGGCGATTACATAAGACTTTCTAGCGTATCTCCTAAAGATCACAGAGAGCCAATAATTGTCGAATGTTTGAGAATACTGTCACAAAAATACCCAAAACCCCTACCTCCTATAAACTGGGTGTTTTTACAAGGACTCTTGCAATTAAATGATGAGGCTAAAAAATATGTCATAGCTTTGGCTTGCCACCAAATGACAATATCACCATCCGCTAAACGATTTATTGAAAACTACCTTACCACATTCGAAGCAGTCACACAATTCCAAGAATATGTGTTAATATATGCAAACTTGCAGGATCTGTGTAAAGGAGTACCACCCAATATTTTAAGACCAGTTCTagaaaaaacgttgaattACACTTTGGAAAAAGCTCTTATGGGTAATGACGAATCGGTAGATATGTACAAAGAAATCATGGTATGCTACAAACATACTTTAAAAGATGAAACAATTCATGATGCAAATAGAACCTTACTTTCCATTATATTGGAAGGGCTTTTGGATAGAATAGAGGGTGATAGCAAACTGTTCGAATTTTATGTCGATACAGTTGTTGAATTGTCATCAAAGCATATCGAAAGAATGACATCACCGAGTGTCTGGTGGGAAGTTACAGGTCAGCGTCTGAAAAAAGCGATTTCAATTAGAGCAGAATTGACGTTGAAAAAGGATGTAGAATTACCACTCGCCTGGATGAATGAAGTCATTGACACTGCCATTACCATGCCTGG GGAGCAGGTATTTGTTCTGAGAACCATGTTATACGTTCAATCAAAAATGCGATCTGAATCCTCTACTTCAAAATGGGTGTTAGAACTGATGGGACGTATTCAAGCCATATTAGCTGACTTATCGCTGGAAGATAATGATCAAAGAGCTATATTTCTCTCCGATGTATTGTTCATTTCTTGCATTTGCCTCTCTGGCAATGATTGCCTGTTGACAAACAGTGAATCGATTGTTCTGTCTAGAGGCCTTCGGGTCAGTATGTTCTCCCAAGCCATTGCAGACTTGGTTCAAAATGAACACTGGCGTCGTTTTGTTACTCAG ATTATGGAATGGCTGCACCATATGCGATCGAGTATATTACCCGAATTATACACAATTGCATATCACAATGCCTTGGTCTCTCTCAAACACGAACGATACTTCAACGACGCCTGGACTAAATATTTATCGCATAAACCACGAATGCACTTACCGTTATGA